cTTTCTTGTTTATCAAGAGCATCTTATCAAATCTTAAGATATAATCTGTAGCTCATTCTTTCTCTGTATGGGAAGAGGTCTGTGCCCAGTGGCAAAGTAAAAAGGCTAATGATAATGATCTGCAGATGTTTGGCTATATTCAATACATCTCAAAAGCAGTGCtgatctttaaaataaacatcagaTTAACTCAGAAGTccgtacttatttatttacaatagtaATGCATTGTAATTAAGTATCTGAAATTACATAATtcttaattcaataaaacactaaaaagttcTCTACATATGGGGCTATACATACTGTTTGTTTTATGGTGGTGACAAAGGTTTTCTACAATTTATTGTTGGACCGAAcaacaataaattgtaaaatgtgCATCATACTAAATAAGAAAATGAAGTGAGAATGTAACATATTTTAGTTCATCTATTAACTTTGGAGACCTTAGGcacacaatataatttaaatatattctctaaGAAATAAAGCATTACACAGACACACTAACAATGCAACATATTTAGGAAACAATGTTATCATTTGTGTTTTCAAAGTatagcaattttttatttttcacttttctaTTATTACATCTATCTATACTGTGTTATAGGTTTGCAAATTATACTTTAAGTTAATACACCAATAAGCTAGAGAGGTAGCTAGCTCAGACATGttaattattcttttttaacCTCTGACACAAAAGAGGGGGGTCATAAGTTTGTTTAGTTGGTCTGTGGCACTGTAACtcttaaacttaaaatatttggatgcagatttttaaatgaagtcatttttaagttattagatATTTTCTTAACAGAGCAGTAGGGATCTCATCAAAATAGTACTGCTTTACATAAGCACCTAAAACATCTAGCACTCTGAACCAGACATTGATGCCTTACTAAAATAGTCATCATCAATACTGCACTTGCTAAACCAGTTACTGACCAACCAGCCCtcaaaaatcttaaaacttGGTTTCTCAGGTCATAAAGCTCATCAGTTGAAGAGAATCGATCTAGCGTGGCGGGGGCACGCAGAAACCCGGTGGGTAACAACCCAATGGTCCTGGAGATTGGGGGGCAGGACGAAGGGGACACAGACTACGCCATGAACTCTGCAGTCAGCACCGAGTCTATGGATATGGAGGGGGAGGTAAGACTCCTTGGAGGCATAAACTTTTTTCTCTAAACAGCCAGTGTGACTGATGTGAAAGGAGTTCTACATTCGATCTTCGGTTCGAGCGTAAATGATTTGGTACTTAGTAGGGTTTTTAAACTTTACTTGGTAGTTCAGAAACTGATCtgaccacaaaaaaaatacaagaaataaaacacCTATATTATTGCTGCtgttgacatttattttatgagtaaaAACCGACGAAAGTGTCCTCGAGATGTCTGTGAAGGTTATTGATTTCGGCTTAAGAGCGTGACGACCGATCGGCTAAATGCTTTTGAACGAAGTCTGAAGTAAGGGTTTCTTTTTTCACTACGCGAGGGTGACATCCTGGCAATAAACAAACTTGATTATAACTCGACGTAGACTTTGTTATTTCTATTTGCAGTTGTAAGAAAATCGATATCAAAGATTCTAGTGTTACAAATGCTAGATAACTTGTTAGTATGGCTTCAAATTGCCCCAactttgttcttttgtttacgAAAGTAAGTTGCCGTAAGTTTTCAATTCTCTACAAAACGTCAATACATAGTTATTGGTGCGGACTTGAATACTAATAAAATCTTGACACTTGACTCTCGCTAGACGAGTTGAGAAACTCCTAGCTTCTCTGTAGCGATTTCTGCCATAAGAACTACTAAACACACCTGGAAAAGAAGCCTTCCTCTATctataaataggctatctaacacagatTTTTCAAAACCGACAAGTATTTAGTTCAGTTCCTTGTATTACATATATACAGGCTATAACATTAGTTATTTCCTCAGGACATGTCACAAGTCGACGGCTGCCTGAGCGGCGCGTCAGACGACGATGATGACTGCGCGTCATCACCGGCCGGCTCCAACTACGATGATAGCGCCGATCTCATCAAAAACGCTATGAGCGATGAAGTCACTAAGCAGCTGGCTGCCGCTGGTGAGTTATAGTTGACGTACAATGACACCTTTACtatacattttttacttttataaagaacGAAAGAAACAGTTTTTGGTATAGGAGCCAGCAAAtgaatgtttctttctttcgttATCCGGTATTAGAACGCACGCACTGAGAATTAATCATAAAAGAGAACTTATTTCGCATGAAAAAAGTTACAAACGTATTTACGCCTTGGGCGAagttattcaatagtttttgtgaAACAGAATTTTACTtgcttctttttttaattagttctaGTAggcatttttacaaaaaatcttcaaGAGAATACGGCTTTAGCACGCGGTGTTACCAAGGCCCAAGTTCGTGACCTCGCCGCGTGCCTAGCTCATGATAGGCTCAGCTTGCATTAGAAACTACTGTCGATAATATACACGTGAGCAAAGCCTTATGTAGTACTCGTAATTTGAGTACGTAAGTGCCGTTTGTATAAGCAGATTCGGAATTCTGACGATATTTGAGCCAATGGAATCGGTGCCGCGAGATGCAGCAGAATCTATGAAGGGGCTTATTATATACTTTTGTATAATTTGGAGTACAAACTCCTTGGTACTTTAGCTTAAATCTTATAAACAAAGCGATTAGTTGCCCCGGTGCCTTACGGCTTGtaactagggcatgcaataccggtcaaccggtttcgtttttaccggtaaatcgcccatttttgcgagttttaaattaccggtaaaaataatatgaaaccggtaatttaccggtttttacgtttttctgataatatatagcaattgttcatttaacgtcaaatctttgttatgtagcctgaatataatgtaatgttgcatacattacgtattgtaagagtgttaaagttgctgttttttgggaaagtaaacttgtgtgtccttaactatctctaggttagatacaaatcttctttctcatcttaatttataaaatctaaacaaattgtattcattcggttattctgtttttcctcatagctgtcagctcgtactaggtacaaatgtagctaatgcttattttacctactctatgaccttactgagcaagggcttttacttcaccaccatgcggacagctctgaggacacggtggaccacacagtccaggtgtgcactgcctgggaagggtactgccgtgttgtcgtcgaggcaataggcagctgcgacctttcgcgtccttccctggttcaagccatggtccggagctagagggaatgggaagccgtcacctccttctgcgaagcagtcatgctcgagaaggagacggcggagcgactgcgagtagcacctctcatcccagtcgctgtagtggaccaggaagacaccacgggcgccaagggtcgagagacaactcccggccaccgtaggcgtcggtctgtggacggtgagttcgggtggctcatcgttccaccgtctgcatagacaacagacccgtgtcagcggcgcgcgttgttccgcgggctcctcagggagatgtcagcaaacccagtggggcccagcacgggccaaggcctgccggggccgcgaaattgttcgaaagagttaccgctaccctggtccataaaacgcctactaaaaacatgggttttagacagaaagagtctgtcatttgatgatttaccataaaaaagggctttcccttcaatgaaaaatatatatttttacggtaattcttagcgtttatcccgtcttgtgacggggtcggctttccgtatcttccttcttccacttcgctctatcctcctgaatagacatcttcctcttcgagttcgcagattttcatgtcattcattacgacactcaaccaccacgatttcggcctgcctttgcgcctttgaccgggtatattgagattgagtatcacattcacactgccgatgtcctcaggtacatgtccgtaccatcgcagccctcttgcattttgtcggcgacatcgcgtacggatggtacctactgacatgttttttgttacggcccacgtcacaaaaaccgtttaccaccttatactttgcatatttatttagtttttgctttaagactacccaatcttattgttataatattacattttaaaaaaattacaaaaattaccgttttaccggtttaccggtaaaaatatttttattaccgaatttttaccggtaattttcgttttaccgaaattgcatgccctactTGTAACCTCTTTTCCAAGATTTACAAATGGCTCAAACCGACAGGTCCGGTAGGCATGGCGGCCGCCGCCGCTATCGCGTCCTCCAAGAAGCGCAAGCGGCCGCACTCCTTCGAGACCAACCCCTCCGTCAGGAAGAGACATCAGAACAGGCTGCTCAGGAAACTCAGAGTAAGTTCACTTGTAATGACGTTGATTTCAAAATTTTGAATGTGCAAGTTTTTCTAAACGACAAGCTTCATaggaacataataatattactgttggaagtacaaatatttgtatcaaaaatgcaaaaaacaatacataaccACGTTGGGTACATATCAGCAACATCGGCCTCTGTTGTGACACTTAACTGACAAAACTCATTTTCTTAGGGCTCAGTTATAGTCCTTGTCTCATCAAGGCTTCAGTAACTTCTTACTGGATTAAGTACATCCGTTTCATTCAAAAACCTGCTGAATTCTAACACAAATATCTCCCTACCCAGCAAACTATAGAAGAGTTCGCGACCCGCGTAGGCCAGCAGGCTGTAGTACTAGTCGCTACTCCTGGCAAGCCTAACACATCATACCGCGTGTTCGGCGCCAAGCCGCTAGAGGACGTGGTGAGGAATCTGCGCTGCATGATCATGGAGGAATTGGAGAATGCACTCGCGCAACAGGTAAGCGGAGCTCTagagatttcttttattatattatttttatttgatggcagaattaaaattttaaattaaaaaactgcACCTACCATTGCTATTTCTCCACCATCCAAAgatagactgggagaaaacgtcTGTGTTAACTTCGcagaaataaatatcaaatcaaatcatttatttcatgtaggcctttacaagcacttatgaacgtcaaaattataaataattttgcttctaataaatacttactcaCAAAGTATTAAAATGACAACTCTATACTATAAAGTATTAAAACTTTATACTTTAGCAATGTAATGGGTAAGATATGTAGAAAAATACGTATAACATAACTGTATAGCCTGTGTAGGAAATACAAGCGTATCGTAAGCGTATACTCAGTGAAGCTGCATTTAAACCAAACAGATTGTCAGGCGCCGAATGTCAGCACCTATGCATATTACgcatggaaataaaataaactgcgGAACGTTCCTTCACAttcggctgacagtcagtttggtttgagcACAGCCTAAGGGCTGATTTTCCAATCGCCGGATAACTGTTTCTGACGAATatatttgacgttttgacagattttgtatagaaaatatgtcaaaccgccatatttattcctcgaAGTTTagctgatgattgaaaaatctgcCCTAAAAGACCTACGCAAGTGTATGCTTACGATACGAAGCTACATAAGTGCTGAGCACACTGAGCTATATAACGAGTCAGTTCGGGCTGGGCGGGGGCCCGCAGGCGCCGGCGCCGGCCTCGGACGACCCGTCGCTGTTCGAGCTGCCGCCGCTCATCATCGACGGCATCCCCACGCCCGTCGAGAAGATGACGCAGGCGCAGCTCCGGGCGTTCATACCGCTCATGCTTAAGTATTCTATGGGTGAGTGAAACATTGCAATGTAACTGTATCTTGAACGAAAGCGGCCTACATGTCCAGTATTTTTGAAAGTTCTTCCTGAAGTTATCttttatgatatgatatgatacaTTTGTTATTGCATCCCTTTACAAAGGATCCAAAAAGCGTAAACTGTATCCCCACTTATCtctaaataattcattttaatcggttcagtcaCTGCAAGAATGACCTGTGTGAAAGCGAATATATTGCTTctgattattattatcaaaactaTAACTAACGTTATACTATAATTAGTTTTTTGTCACAGTTTCACAAATAACAATACTTATTTTCACACCCTCTGAAAAGACAAAATACCTCTGAACTTACACTAATCACATATTAATTCCATAGTGCGCGGCAAGCCGGGCTGGGGCCGCGAGTCGACGCGTCCGCCGTGGTGGCCCAAGGACCTGCCCTGGGCCAACGTCCGCATGGACGCCCGGACTGAGGACGAGAAGCAGAAGGTACGTGCGATTGAGGGATTAGTCCAAAGTACTTACCGCGCTAGGCATGTTAGGGTTAAAATCCCATTTAGTTATATACCATACACCACCATTTAGTTATGTACCACTAATTGTCGGTCGCCAAATCTTCGTATGCTTTTAACAGAGTTACGACGGGCACGATGAAGCAACTGGGGCAGGATGTTGCTGGTTTGCCCCCTTTTACCTTTTTTAGGCTATTACGTATGTTTACCATACTACAGACAGTTTCACCTAACTTTCCCCCTATTTCTGCAGATGTCATGGACCCACGCGCTGCGTCAGATCGTGATCAACTGCTACAAGTACCACGGCCGCGAGGATCTGCTGCCCGCCTTCACTGAGGAAGACGAGAAGGGACCGCCCACACAACCGGTTAGTACATCTgtggagcatttttattttcacagtgGGAAATTGTCAAATTACCTCTGCTTCTGTGGGTGTAGTAGGAAGGAATGTCAGtctgttactgactaaaacctacttATCTAGCTTTTTTGTTAAAGAACAGGTCTACAAGCAGACAATCTATGTAGATTtctgtaattaatttgtataaacaaaatgtacaaaGGTTAATTGATACATAAGGTAGAAAATAGATAAGTATACAGACTAGGGATAACAATCATAGATTTTATGTAGTGGCTGTATGTAgtacataacaaaatataatgatGGCGAGAAGGTCGCAAGGTATATAAGGTTATCGCGGGTAAGCAGTAAATTTTTGGCCAAATTGGCTACTCTATTTTGGGTATAGGTCCATTAGCTACCGTCAATTGAGTTTAGGATACTTGTCCATTCTTTACTTAGCTTTTTGGCAAAAAGCCGTTgtttatttctacaaaaaaagaATGTAAAGACTGAAACCAgcttacatttttaaaagaattgtaaATAGTTAAGTAGTAAACTCAAGGCTAAAGTGTTGTCGATAAACATGTCTAGACTTCTCGTGTCCTACATTTTCACAGCGCTACATTGCTTTCATGACGCTATCCTTGTAAATTACTGAACTCTTTTTCAGTATTTACGCAAACAAATTATGCATAAGTATAGGCCTAAGTtttgaagtatattttttttgtagtgtcGCTTATTGTTTCAACAAGACTTCATTGGCAAGTAGAAAGTATTACTGCAAAAAGAATTCGCAATAAATATGTCAACTTTTATGGTCATTTTTAATAGCTCTCAATATCAATaaacacaatacaataaataaatcttattatcGCAACAATCATATCGCGTGCGTCAGTTAGACTGTTCAATTTACAAAATGGGAATCGAACTGACGATGTCGCGGATGGCTGATGTTAATCTCTTCAAGATTAGGTATTTGTGTTCTTATTTACagaaaagaaatattataagaTAATTTGGGTTTTCTTACTTAAGAAAGTGCTAGCTAATTTGTTTTAAGCAGCCATTATTTATTCCTCCCATTTCGGCCTAAAGAGACTCTTACATTAATATCTTAAAACTACACTTTGGTAAAACGACAGCTTGACCTCATTCAGCCTATAAAACCTACTTTACATAATGTCTTAGTTTTCCTAAGTAATAAATATCTACGATACTTTTTCCTGAAGGTATAAAGTGCTTCAGTGCGTCACAAACTGACGCCCACATGGCTAATGGTAACAGACTAATTGGCACACTGTTACGTCATTTCGTTCTATAATCCGATCAATGAGTATATTGTTGCTTCCAAAAATATCTTTACGTAGGGGGAAATTATTAACTTAAGAAATGTTCACACTCAATTTGTTACCgtttagacaaaaaaatgtagaaTAAGAAGACTAGGATAAGCATTTTTATGCTTGACAGTGTTGCACATCAGTGGTATTACGCCATGACACAACACACTTGATACTTTACATTTGAgaatttttatatatgtaattttaaaatatacattagGTATATACGTTTATGTGCCGATTTCAGCTGCTCTAAAACTGtgtctaaattatattttactgtttattaaTGCTATCTCACATGGAATGCTGCCTGGATTTGGTAACCTATTCCATTTTATACAAACCTTTTTTCTGTGTGCCACCTTACTCTATTCGTTGACTTATTACAAACTACTATTACCTATAACAcaaataactgtaaaaaaaaacatatttctttgtaattgttgccaaaaaatatatttttctctttaatGTCGTCGGTTTCCGTGTCCGTTCGTTCGTAACCTCCCGCGAACAGATCTCGGCTTGCATGCCGAACGCGAACAACAACACATCGTCGGGCTCGTCGTCCGGCGCAGGCCGCAGCTCGCAGCAGCAAGCCGTGCTGACGTCACAGCAAGTCTGCATCGACCAGATGACCCTCGCCGATGTCGATGTACGCAACTGTGATGATATGGCGGTCGTGACCACCACTCACTTGACAAATGTTTGTCGTTTTGTTTATAAGCTTTGCGTTTTACACTTAGATTTTAAtagttaatgttaattttactttGTATTGAGGGTGCGTTTGAAATAAGCAGGCAAATGCTCATTCCATCCCCATGGTATCagcaaacaaaaaatgcttGTTTTCTACAGACTTGATTGTTCGGTTTGATCTCAACGCACCCTTATATACTTAATTACTAGTTAGTAACTTATCAAATAATGGTCTTTGTAGATGAAATATTGTTGCCTGTTTCATGCATGAACAATTTAGACACCAacaattttatatgaatttttCACAAGtctgaatttattttgttatcgtAGACATTTCTATTTTCTCCTTATATAATAACTAAGCAACTTGCTCCCTATGTTGTTCAGATGTCGCAGTACGCGCCGGCCGTGCTGCAGACGATCACGAACCCGGACGGCACGGTGTCGCTCATACAGGTGGACCCCAACAACCCCATCATCACGCTGCCAGACGGCACCACTGCTCAGGTGGTACGTAACATGCTCAACATTACACGTTTTCAAGCAAAACATTGTGAGACGACTGGCTTCCTGGATACTAGGGTAAGTAGTCTTAAGGCTACCTCACAATGCGCTGGACCTGGGGCCGACGTTACCACCCATATCAAGTTGCTACTTTTGTTTGCTGTCTGAAGTAATTCCCTATGAGGCACACATTATAGAGGGCTATGACTAATAGATCGTGTCGGTGTGTTGCACAGATCCACAGCGGcgagggcggcgcgggcgtggTGCAGACGCTGGACGGCGAGGGCGCGGTGGTGGACCTCAACGCCGTCGCCGAGGCCACGCTCAACCACGACGGACAGATCATACTCACCGGGGAGGACGGACACGGTACGAACTTACATTCAGCCAAACCAACTACCATGCCGTTACCAGCTGGCCATTCAGAAACAAAATGGCAAATCATATGACCACTCCTAAGTTATGATTGATTTCGTAACCCGTTCTGCttctattattatgtttttaaaacaaaaagtatttaattgttGTCAGTGTAAAAGTGTCCATTTTTTGCAGTCTGTTCAAGGTTTTCAAGGAGTCAAAGATTGTCCCAAATAGACCGATTTTTCCGAATATGTCTTAATATAGATATAAGTTGGGATATGAAAAACCAAcaacaatataacaatataaCCTATAGAATTCATGtacaaaaaactgttatttgATGCTCTGTACAAATTAAAATCATTCTTTTTCACACAAACATTATACTCACTCACCCACAATCTTCTGACATAGAGAAGGATTGATCTGCAAgttacaatacaaatacaaaatagttTATTGTGTCAATAAGGAAGTACATTACATGTTAACGTGTTTGGAGCCCCCATTTAAGCAAACAATGCCTGTATTAGGAGGCTCCGCTCTTTTTACATCTGCATCTGCAACTTGTAatacatcctccgagcctttttcccaactatgttggggtcggcttccagtctaaccggattcagctgagtgccagtgctttacaagaagcgactgcctatctgacctcctcaacccagttacccgggcaacccgataccccttggttagactggtgtcagacttactggcttctgactacccgtaacgactgccaaggatgttcaatgcaTCTGCGCGTTGTAATACAAACATGTTGTATTCCAGGCTACCCGGTGTCGGTGTCGGGCGTGATCACGGTGCCGGTGTCGGCGTCGGTGTACCAGTCGATGGTGGCGTCCATGCAGCAGCAGGACGGCGTGTGCGTGGCGCCGCTCGTGCAGGTGCGCCCCAAGCTTGAACCGCCCGACTAGCCGCGTGCCTCTTACACTACTGTCTTACTGGATTTATATAATCTATCTATAtgttcaaagtcaaatcatttatttcatttaggcctataaacgtcaaaaatataactaagtttgatttaACGGACAAGAatctccatggttactcttatTCAACAGCTATTTCGCGATTATACCTGATAAGTTGGGCTTATGTCAaaaccatggagaacgaaatgactaacGGAGGGGCCTTAAGTAGCGTGCCAAATTAAGGGTGAGAGGAGGACGAGAAATGTTACTGTTTTCCTTGCCTTCCCTGGATAcgaccaaaaatcgttgatagataTCTCAAAACTTATTCTGTGGTCAAAACTCAATCCTTATCACAAATCAAAGCCTGTAAAGAAAAGCCTATTTTAACGAAatcatttgactttgaaaacgGATAGAAAGGTTATAGAAGTCCACTATTAGTTATGCACAATTTGATAGAATAGATTGCTTGTTGCCCATGTGTTTGTGTGGTTTACGAGCAGCATTTTAAAGCCAGTTTTCGTACTAGAAAGGGAAAACTTTCATACATTATTCTGATGTCCtttgtaataaaagtttattgatTTGGAAATATTGAGAgcttgtttaataaaatttaaggtAATTCAGGTAGCCATGTAAAAAgcatgagattttttttatatatatgctGTCTTGTGTGGACTAGCCAAATATTGGACAtccacacatttattttatcatacgAAGAAGCTTTCTAATTAATTAGTTGGAAACTAGAGTTCCTTTAAAAATGTTGCCAAAACTGTAAACAAAGTCTAACAGGTTATTTATGACAGATTAATTAAGtaagataaattatttacaagtgTCAACTAAATTATGAGGACCTATTTATaagacaatatatttatttcctcGATTATTTTAGTCATTGCAACATAGATATTTATGCAATTCGTCCACTAGTGCAATACACTACCCACTAGTCTTATAAATAAAGCATAGATTCatagaaagaaaatactataagtatacacatttaaataagttaatatgtcctatttacattaaataatatatcgAAACTGAAGGCGAGTTTCCTACATaaattgtgatatttttgtatataaacgATACATGTGTATTATTGTCGATCTCGAAGTGCTAGTaagcttttaataatttattgtaaccCAATGGTACTAAAAATTAATAAGATAGCTAGTAGCCAAATACCAAATCCAACTGTGCCTAAGATTTTGCTTGATGTCAGACTATATTTTGacattatgaaattttaaaaaagtacatattaATGATAACGGAAAgttaatagattttaattaaatacaataatgttGACAATTTAGGTTTTAACTATGTGAAACGAATTATGAGAGAATTcaaacaaagatattttttttataaattgtgtgttaaaaatgttgtttgtgaCGTGCgagatttgttttaaattaccaAAGTATAATGTTTAGTGAGCTAGCTACCGCCAAATGCATGGTATTTGTgtcatagtttatttattggcTTTGTAGCCCCTAATGTAGATGACGAATACTCTTCCACACTGTTTAAGAACCCTGGTCTTATATGCATGGAACCAAATGTAATGTGAAAAATAACATTCTCATACAATACAtcatacatacattcaaataaaaatacaatacatatattttgaaCTTATCCAATGAATTCTAGAAGAGTATTTGTCCACTGCACGAGCTAGTATTAATATAGTCTTGTCTATTTACTTTGCACACAGTGCTTATTTTATTCCCCGTTGTATTTATTGCCtagaacctattttttttatgctGATGTCCCAGTCACGAATTTTAATACCCagatgttaattttattgaaatacacatatttttatatgcaaGATAATTTAATTGTGCAAATATTACCGTTAAAATGGCGATTTGGGAAAGTGAAATgatttcaaatatttgattGGCACTTGTGTTGTATCTagaaataatatgaatgttGAAGCATTTAATGATtgtctatatgtatattttatttttatactattgAGGATTGATTTGCTTTGAGTTTGTTTATGATTATTGTGCCTGACAACATTTTAAACAATTGACTATAATTCTAGTAGATTAAGGTGCGACGCAGACGACTTACTTTTTGTGCGAACAAAACTGCATGGAAGTCTGAAGGCAAAAATAGTACCATTTTAATAAGggtcgtaaataaatattgcaaggTATACAACAACGTTAACTTAAATTACCGCAGTCAGACTGCGGCGCGAGccaaaatttttcattttttgtgCGTTAGTATGTTGGCCTATGTTAACTATACACTAGTTTCACACATTAAAAACTTCGTCAACAGTACGTCGTCTGCGCCGCACCTTATTGCTTTGTATTTATTACAGTTTGCCATATAACTTACTGccataataatatagtaataCGTGCCAAAGACTGTACCGCTAGTACATCACATTTGTATGACAAACCCTTTAGTTGctctattatgtttttatttagttatgttTTGTGCCTCAGAACGAGTTTtcaatagtaatttattttaattacatttagtAATTCATTTTCTATAAGTAATGCCTTGAAGGTTTACTATAAATGCAAAGTTTTTATAACAATGTAAAGTATTATACATAGTCTGTATATTTTGACAAGTTCTGAGGCACAGCTagcattgtatattttattttgagttgaaCCCTGTTACGTTTTGTGTTGTAGTATTGTTACAAATGCTCTAATACGACACTGG
The window above is part of the Helicoverpa armigera isolate CAAS_96S chromosome 3, ASM3070526v1, whole genome shotgun sequence genome. Proteins encoded here:
- the LOC110381222 gene encoding DNA-binding protein Ewg isoform X2; its protein translation is MVLEIGGQDEGDTDYAMNSAVSTESMDMEGEDMSQVDGCLSGASDDDDDCASSPAGSNYDDSADLIKNAMSDEVTKQLAAAGMAAAAAIASSKKRKRPHSFETNPSVRKRHQNRLLRKLRQTIEEFATRVGQQAVVLVATPGKPNTSYRVFGAKPLEDVVRNLRCMIMEELENALAQQFGLGGGPQAPAPASDDPSLFELPPLIIDGIPTPVEKMTQAQLRAFIPLMLKYSMVRGKPGWGRESTRPPWWPKDLPWANVRMDARTEDEKQKMSWTHALRQIVINCYKYHGREDLLPAFTEEDEKGPPTQPISACMPNANNNTSSGSSSGAGRSSQQQAVLTSQQVCIDQMTLADVDVRNCDDMAVVTTTHLTNMSQYAPAVLQTITNPDGTVSLIQVDPNNPIITLPDGTTAQVIHSGEGGAGVVQTLDGEGAVVDLNAVAEATLNHDGQIILTGEDGHGYPVSVSGVITVPVSASVYQSMVASMQQQDGVCVAPLVQFGTQVEQGETLEALGMGGGVAQVMLQAGGDAQVLQVLSLKDAQVLTKAMQVKAERDAVVADS